From the uncultured Trichococcus sp. genome, one window contains:
- a CDS encoding SDR family oxidoreductase, which produces MKLLVTGATGKFGTKVVETLLKTVPTSQLAVSVRNPEKAEELRTRGVEIRQGDFDHPETLDAAFAGVDRLLLVSADGDNETRIRQHANAVAAAERAGVGFIVYTSLANAKESKNLFAPTHQATEEAILKTGIPYSFLRNNWYLENEISGIQGVLAGAPWVTSAGDGKVGWALQQDYAEAAAAVLAGSGHENTVYELSGKPLTQEEIASALGSVLDKEVTVLQLDDAAYAEAMSGAGVPDFVIPILLAIQKSIREGSLDVESNDFEKLLGRPATPIHEALSQIVNGITQN; this is translated from the coding sequence ATGAAATTATTAGTAACGGGAGCAACAGGAAAATTCGGCACAAAAGTTGTAGAAACGCTGTTGAAGACTGTACCCACCAGTCAACTGGCTGTCAGTGTTCGTAATCCAGAAAAAGCGGAAGAATTACGGACTCGTGGAGTGGAAATCCGACAAGGGGATTTTGATCACCCAGAAACACTGGATGCTGCTTTTGCAGGTGTTGATCGTTTATTGCTTGTTTCTGCGGATGGGGATAACGAAACAAGAATTCGCCAGCACGCCAATGCAGTAGCTGCGGCAGAACGCGCCGGCGTCGGTTTCATCGTATACACCAGTTTAGCGAATGCAAAAGAAAGTAAAAACTTATTCGCTCCAACACATCAGGCCACAGAAGAAGCGATTTTGAAAACAGGGATTCCCTACTCCTTCTTGCGCAACAACTGGTATTTGGAGAATGAAATTTCAGGAATTCAAGGTGTCCTGGCAGGCGCTCCATGGGTAACATCCGCAGGCGACGGCAAGGTCGGTTGGGCGCTGCAACAGGATTATGCGGAAGCTGCGGCTGCCGTGTTGGCCGGCAGCGGACACGAAAATACGGTCTATGAGCTCTCCGGCAAGCCGTTGACTCAGGAAGAGATCGCGTCAGCTCTTGGATCCGTTTTGGATAAAGAAGTCACCGTGCTGCAGCTTGATGATGCCGCTTATGCCGAAGCGATGAGCGGTGCCGGCGTGCCGGATTTCGTCATCCCGATCCTGCTCGCTATCCAAAAGAGCATCCGCGAAGGTAGTCTGGATGTCGAAAGCAACGATTTCGAAAAGCTGCTCGGCCGTCCAGCAACACCAATCCATGAAGCTTTGAGCCAAATCGTTAATGGAATTACGCAAAATTAA
- a CDS encoding helix-turn-helix domain-containing protein, whose translation MARSRFGEPVGDQIEVCPVTQTQDIIAGKWKIIILWNLSTQTRRFNELQRLLPNISKGILTRQLRELEEDNMVHREVYKEVPPKVEYSLTPLGQSFIPILQSMGEWSKKI comes from the coding sequence ATGGCAAGAAGTCGGTTTGGCGAACCTGTAGGGGATCAAATAGAGGTTTGCCCCGTTACGCAAACGCAAGACATCATTGCAGGGAAATGGAAAATCATCATATTATGGAATCTAAGCACGCAGACGAGAAGGTTTAATGAACTTCAACGGCTGCTGCCGAATATTTCAAAAGGGATATTGACCAGGCAATTGCGGGAATTGGAAGAAGACAACATGGTCCACCGGGAAGTCTACAAGGAAGTTCCGCCGAAAGTAGAATATTCCTTAACACCTTTGGGGCAAAGCTTTATTCCGATACTGCAGAGCATGGGCGAGTGGAGTAAAAAAATTTGA
- a CDS encoding sucrose-6-phosphate hydrolase, translating to MELIDFSNRQNRFIREDDVSDGYIEKMKAVVLSDNLYYPSYHIAPPHGLLNDPNGLYQDNLGIYHIFHQWFPLGTVHGLKSWRHLTTADFVHYSDHGVAVEPNDFMDCCGCYTGMALKDKEDIHFYYTGIRKEKDSLLPSTVHAILKDDRIEKLEVIEDVDFTKTTDNFRDPFVYRSNEKYYMITGGESPDSKGVLLFSEGDNPFEFVHKGMLKLMDYPFGYMLECPNYFEEDAKGVLIFSPQGIESVGKYDFRNVFSVVYAVGEKINTETLEFKHTNFYELDKGFDFYAPQIFKDNQDRQILIGWLGNSKTEYPSDKFLWAHMLTLPREITIINDRISQSPLPEVNNLREYSIDLSETAALEKAFELEFLFENKFTIKIINKEGDFLEIGCDDSRYWLDRSHTTHLFNEQYGQVRYAKKLLRETQTARIFVDHSSIECFFDDGVTVFTGRFYLDGDWALQFSDIMPTCYKMKNIVVSA from the coding sequence ATGGAATTAATTGATTTTTCGAACAGGCAGAACAGGTTCATTAGAGAAGATGATGTATCAGATGGCTACATTGAGAAGATGAAGGCGGTCGTACTTTCTGATAACCTGTATTATCCCAGTTATCATATAGCGCCTCCCCACGGTTTATTAAATGACCCTAATGGACTGTATCAGGACAATTTAGGTATTTATCATATCTTTCACCAGTGGTTTCCTTTGGGAACGGTTCATGGATTAAAGAGTTGGAGACATTTGACTACTGCGGATTTTGTTCATTACTCCGATCATGGCGTTGCTGTTGAACCGAATGACTTTATGGATTGTTGTGGCTGCTATACAGGGATGGCTTTAAAAGATAAAGAGGATATCCATTTCTATTACACTGGAATCCGAAAAGAAAAGGATTCCTTGTTGCCATCCACTGTTCACGCAATACTGAAAGACGACCGTATCGAAAAACTTGAAGTCATAGAGGATGTCGATTTCACAAAAACAACTGATAACTTCCGGGACCCTTTTGTTTATAGAAGCAATGAAAAATATTACATGATTACGGGAGGAGAATCCCCGGACAGTAAAGGGGTGCTGCTGTTCAGCGAGGGCGATAATCCATTTGAATTTGTGCATAAAGGGATGCTTAAGTTAATGGATTATCCTTTCGGGTACATGTTGGAGTGTCCTAATTATTTTGAAGAGGATGCGAAAGGCGTATTGATCTTTTCTCCGCAAGGAATCGAGAGCGTCGGAAAATATGATTTCCGGAATGTTTTTTCTGTAGTCTATGCAGTAGGTGAAAAAATCAATACCGAAACACTTGAGTTTAAGCATACAAATTTTTATGAATTAGATAAAGGATTCGATTTCTACGCTCCGCAAATTTTCAAAGACAACCAGGATAGACAAATTTTGATTGGTTGGCTAGGAAATTCAAAAACGGAATATCCTTCTGATAAATTTCTATGGGCGCATATGCTGACGCTTCCCAGAGAAATAACGATCATTAATGATAGAATATCTCAAAGCCCACTTCCAGAAGTAAATAATCTCAGGGAATATAGCATAGATTTAAGTGAAACTGCAGCATTAGAGAAGGCGTTTGAGCTTGAATTTCTATTTGAAAACAAGTTTACTATCAAAATTATCAATAAAGAAGGCGACTTCCTTGAAATCGGATGTGATGACTCGAGGTATTGGTTGGACAGGAGCCATACAACGCACTTATTCAATGAGCAATATGGACAAGTCAGGTATGCAAAGAAACTCCTCAGAGAAACCCAAACAGCCCGAATATTTGTCGATCATTCAAGCATTGAGTGCTTTTTCGATGATGGCGTCACCGTTTTTACAGGCAGATTCTATTTGGACGGAGATTGGGCCCTTCAGTTCAGCGACATCATGCCGACCTGCTACAAAATGAAGAACATTGTTGTATCAGCTTAA
- a CDS encoding PTS transporter subunit EIIC, producing MGKDPKKTALQLLKLLGGEENILSATHCATRLRVEVKDDSLVDKDAIINLDHVAGYFLKNKQHQIILGTGYVNKVCAEFQTLCGKNESSNSNAEATEKFSFQNLTKMISDIFIPIIPVLLATGILMGLRGLLINGFNVELATNINTIFSVLTDTAYTFIPVLVCWSAVKKFGGSPILGIILGLMLVSPMLPNKWEVVNGLTDPLQFDLFGFTLNVTGYQSSVLPALFLGFFAATLEKKLHQIIPDIVDMLLVPFLSLLTSLVLGLFVVGPVLALVEIGLTDLVLRALDLPFGIGGIVYGGGIQLLCAVGMHHTITPIIVSLYTQTGVDFINPLGTAAIAGQLGAGLAMVMLQKDSVKRAKLIPALIPALFGISEPVMYGVNFPKLKPFFMGCVGGAAGGAFAGIIGLYAKGTGASMLPGALLYLDASLLSYIFVLLISIGVAYILTYLIMKNDSDISSVSIK from the coding sequence ATGGGAAAAGATCCAAAGAAGACAGCACTACAACTACTTAAATTATTGGGTGGTGAAGAAAATATACTTTCTGCAACACATTGCGCCACTCGCTTACGCGTTGAAGTCAAAGATGACTCATTGGTGGATAAAGATGCGATTATTAACCTGGACCATGTAGCTGGATACTTTCTAAAAAACAAACAACATCAAATCATTTTAGGAACAGGCTATGTGAACAAAGTATGCGCGGAGTTCCAAACACTATGCGGAAAAAATGAATCGAGTAATTCTAACGCAGAAGCTACAGAGAAATTTTCATTTCAAAATTTGACTAAAATGATTTCTGATATCTTTATCCCTATCATTCCGGTTTTGCTGGCGACGGGTATTCTGATGGGGTTAAGAGGACTTTTGATCAATGGCTTCAATGTTGAATTGGCTACAAACATCAATACTATTTTCTCGGTCTTAACTGATACCGCATACACCTTTATACCTGTCCTGGTTTGTTGGTCAGCTGTAAAAAAATTCGGAGGGTCCCCAATTCTTGGTATCATACTGGGACTTATGCTAGTGTCACCTATGCTTCCAAATAAATGGGAAGTTGTAAATGGCCTAACTGATCCCCTTCAATTTGATTTATTCGGATTTACATTGAATGTTACCGGCTATCAAAGCTCTGTTTTACCAGCCTTATTCCTAGGATTTTTTGCAGCCACATTAGAGAAAAAACTGCATCAAATTATTCCGGATATTGTTGACATGTTGCTGGTGCCATTTCTTTCCCTGTTAACAAGTTTAGTTCTAGGTCTATTCGTTGTAGGGCCGGTGCTTGCACTAGTAGAAATAGGGCTTACAGATCTGGTCTTAAGGGCTCTGGACTTACCTTTCGGAATCGGTGGAATCGTTTATGGTGGCGGTATTCAACTGTTATGCGCAGTGGGTATGCACCATACGATTACCCCTATCATTGTAAGTTTATACACTCAGACTGGCGTTGATTTTATTAATCCTTTAGGAACTGCTGCGATTGCTGGACAATTGGGAGCTGGCTTGGCCATGGTCATGCTGCAAAAAGACTCGGTTAAAAGGGCTAAACTGATTCCAGCATTGATACCCGCACTTTTTGGGATTTCTGAACCGGTTATGTACGGTGTGAACTTCCCTAAATTAAAGCCATTCTTTATGGGGTGTGTCGGCGGAGCTGCTGGCGGAGCATTTGCAGGCATCATTGGTCTGTATGCGAAAGGCACTGGCGCTTCCATGTTACCAGGTGCGTTGTTGTATTTAGATGCTAGTCTGCTGTCTTATATCTTTGTTTTACTGATTTCTATCGGTGTTGCCTATATTTTAACCTACCTTATCATGAAAAATGATTCCGATATTAGCTCAGTAAGCATTAAGTAG
- a CDS encoding LacI family DNA-binding transcriptional regulator: MKDVAKKANVAKSTVSLVINNSGYVSEETRKKVEDAMRELNYIPNRLAKNFSSQRSHLVGVVVPDIMHPFFSNFVKHLEKSLYDKGYMTMVCSTLGREHVEQEYLNWLKQSTMDGIIMCSHNLSIQHYIDAQKPLVSLDRFLNDDIPVVSSDHYSAAKITVSKLRENGCHKVVQFIGSSNANIKADDYAKYCKELFNGPDEELIFHKMPINTFSLKDYFFTASQAFSQNERVDAFIGTDMVINQCLKISRQKNIQVPDQLKLIAYDGTQVTGMTYPEISAVVQPIEALAEESAKLIISVIEGKEVTGQFNKNQVFWRQGGTTF, from the coding sequence ATGAAAGACGTGGCGAAAAAAGCTAATGTAGCTAAAAGCACAGTATCTTTGGTAATCAATAATTCTGGTTATGTTTCGGAAGAAACCAGAAAGAAAGTTGAAGATGCTATGAGGGAACTCAATTATATACCCAATAGATTGGCAAAAAACTTCTCCAGTCAACGCTCTCATCTAGTCGGAGTCGTCGTTCCGGATATAATGCACCCTTTCTTTTCCAATTTTGTTAAACATTTGGAAAAATCATTATATGATAAGGGATACATGACGATGGTATGCAGTACCTTGGGCAGGGAGCATGTGGAACAGGAATATTTAAATTGGTTGAAGCAATCCACTATGGACGGCATTATTATGTGTTCACACAATCTTTCCATACAACATTATATCGACGCCCAAAAACCATTGGTCAGTCTGGACAGGTTTTTAAACGATGACATCCCTGTAGTTTCATCAGATCACTACAGTGCTGCAAAAATAACTGTTTCCAAACTTAGAGAAAACGGTTGCCATAAAGTAGTCCAGTTTATCGGCTCAAGTAACGCTAATATAAAAGCCGACGACTATGCAAAATATTGCAAAGAGCTCTTCAATGGTCCGGATGAGGAACTCATTTTCCATAAAATGCCCATCAACACCTTTTCCCTAAAAGATTATTTTTTTACGGCAAGCCAAGCCTTTTCACAAAATGAAAGAGTAGACGCTTTTATAGGCACAGATATGGTCATCAACCAGTGTTTAAAGATCAGCCGCCAAAAAAATATTCAAGTCCCGGATCAATTAAAATTGATCGCTTATGATGGTACGCAAGTTACTGGAATGACTTATCCTGAAATAAGCGCTGTAGTGCAGCCTATTGAAGCCCTTGCCGAGGAATCGGCAAAACTGATCATCAGCGTTATTGAAGGGAAGGAAGTTACTGGCCAATTCAATAAGAATCAAGTTTTTTGGAGACAGGGTGGAACAACTTTTTAG
- a CDS encoding YccF domain-containing protein: MNFLMNLIWFVLGGFISFISWIVIGILWFLTIVGIPIGMQCFKFAVMAAEEAVLGVIFCMTIVGIPFGL, from the coding sequence ATGAATTTCTTGATGAATCTGATTTGGTTTGTTTTAGGTGGTTTCATCAGTTTTATTTCTTGGATCGTTATCGGAATCCTGTGGTTCTTGACCATCGTCGGGATCCCTATCGGCATGCAGTGCTTCAAGTTCGCGGTGATGGCGGCTGAAGAAGCTGTCTTGGGCGTAATCTTCTGCATGACAATCGTAGGAATTCCATTCGGGTTGTAG
- the pgmB gene encoding beta-phosphoglucomutase, producing the protein MKAVLFDLDGVITDTAKFHFLAWRDLGAELDIEVDEAFNEELKGVSRIDSLERILAQGGVADKYSSAEKDELCVKKNAHYLELIKEMTPDDILPGIIPLLEELKAAGIKMIVTSASKNAPGILDLLQVRAYFDGIVDPATVAAGKPAPDIFLAGAQLAGADPVDCVGVEDAASGVEAIKAAGIVAVAVGDEQVLALADRVLSSTADLSLAVLQETWENSKK; encoded by the coding sequence ATGAAGGCGGTACTATTTGATTTGGATGGTGTGATCACCGACACAGCGAAGTTTCATTTTTTGGCTTGGCGCGACTTGGGAGCGGAGCTGGATATTGAAGTGGATGAGGCGTTCAACGAGGAGCTGAAAGGAGTAAGCCGCATCGATTCGCTGGAGCGTATATTGGCGCAAGGCGGAGTTGCGGATAAATATTCCTCAGCCGAAAAAGATGAATTGTGCGTGAAAAAGAATGCCCATTACTTGGAATTGATAAAGGAAATGACGCCGGATGACATTTTGCCGGGCATCATTCCGCTGTTGGAAGAACTGAAGGCTGCGGGCATCAAAATGATCGTGACTTCCGCCAGCAAGAATGCGCCGGGAATCCTCGACTTGTTGCAGGTGCGTGCTTATTTTGACGGCATCGTCGATCCCGCAACTGTCGCGGCTGGCAAACCGGCACCGGATATTTTTCTGGCTGGAGCTCAACTTGCCGGCGCCGATCCGGTCGATTGTGTAGGAGTCGAAGATGCGGCTTCAGGCGTTGAAGCCATCAAAGCTGCCGGCATCGTGGCGGTCGCGGTTGGCGATGAACAGGTTTTGGCTCTGGCTGATCGCGTGCTGTCGAGCACGGCCGACCTGTCGCTTGCCGTTTTGCAGGAAACGTGGGAAAACAGCAAAAAGTAA
- the tnpA gene encoding IS200/IS605 family transposase — MSQDKNSLAHTTWNCKYHIVFAPKYRRQAIYGKIKQDIGVILRQLCERKGVEIIEATACVDHIHMLVSIPPKISVSSFVGYLKGKSSLMIFDRHSNLKYRYGNRKFWCTGYYVDTVGRNKKAIQEYIRNQIQDDIVAEQLSLLEYTDPFTGEEVRKSKKKK; from the coding sequence ATGTCTCAAGACAAAAATAGTTTAGCACATACCACTTGGAATTGTAAGTATCACATAGTTTTTGCGCCCAAATACCGGAGGCAAGCAATCTACGGAAAGATAAAACAAGATATAGGAGTCATACTAAGGCAGTTATGCGAAAGAAAAGGTGTAGAAATAATCGAAGCCACTGCTTGTGTGGATCATATACACATGTTGGTAAGCATACCGCCCAAGATAAGTGTCTCATCGTTTGTCGGATATCTAAAAGGTAAAAGTAGCCTCATGATATTTGATAGGCACTCCAACCTGAAATATCGCTATGGGAATCGCAAATTCTGGTGCACAGGATATTATGTCGATACAGTCGGGAGAAACAAGAAGGCAATTCAAGAATATATACGCAACCAAATTCAAGATGATATAGTCGCAGAACAATTAAGCCTATTAGAGTACACGGATCCATTTACAGGCGAAGAAGTTCGTAAGAGTAAAAAGAAAAAATAA
- a CDS encoding glycoside hydrolase family 2 TIM barrel-domain containing protein yields the protein MMEKKFNDKWKFWENKDSFALVWNVPETAKEITVPHDAMFENNPHADSLNGGNTGYYDGAFYNYVKTLHAPAEYKEKTVILKFEGVYMNAMVYINGELAGKNMFGYSTFYVPLNDFLRYGEENEIRVQVRNGAMINSRWYSGGGIYRDVYLLVSDVTHLVPEGIQIKTAEADETLAVLDIATEVKTRKYAPSRVVLETVIRDSEGNEVAKANSPFVLFEQEERVIKQRVTVDNPERWSDENPSLYTCESNLYVDGELADEAETTFGIRTLQVDAKRGLRVNGETVKLRGACIHHDSGLLGAATYEDAQFRQIKLLKEAGFNAVRMSHHPMAPAMLRACDRLGMYVMDETFDMWNRMKSDYDYGLYFQEWWEKDVTAMVRKDFNHPAVILYSVGNEIPEIGNPHGAKVCHELCAKIKSLDDTRFTLAAINGVFAAGDKVGQIVSDVVSDLQQSGEIEGNVNDFMTLMDGHLDEIVMHPAISERLETACSPTDIAGYNYMTARYEWDSQTYPNRVMVGSETYPPEIARNWDLIEKLPQVIGDFTWTGWDYLGEAGIGVAAYQWGEGGFGAKFPCQIAYVGDIDITGVRRPASYLREIVFGLRTNPYITVQNPRRYGEHLLKTPWIMSDNVSSWTWSGCEWNPVIVEVYAPGTEIELFRNGESLGKQASGKAVGYRALFETTYEPGELTAIAFENGLEVGRISLKTAGEDCKFVFGAEEIMDELIYVPVAYRDAAGTISPDVDQTISVAVSGGAELIGFGSGNPKPESNPDKNVTQTFLGRVMIILKKTADAENIFLTLTDENGVAESLELSLTDLKSDRQTLLVSERVKL from the coding sequence ATGATGGAGAAAAAATTTAATGATAAGTGGAAATTCTGGGAGAACAAGGACTCCTTTGCGTTGGTGTGGAACGTGCCTGAAACGGCCAAGGAAATCACGGTGCCGCATGATGCGATGTTTGAAAATAATCCGCACGCGGACAGTCTGAACGGCGGCAACACAGGCTATTATGACGGGGCATTCTACAACTATGTGAAGACGCTCCATGCTCCAGCTGAGTACAAAGAAAAGACGGTCATCCTGAAGTTTGAAGGCGTGTATATGAACGCCATGGTGTACATAAACGGCGAACTGGCGGGCAAGAATATGTTCGGGTATTCGACTTTTTATGTGCCGCTGAATGATTTCCTCCGCTACGGCGAAGAGAACGAAATCCGGGTCCAAGTCCGCAACGGCGCGATGATAAACAGCCGCTGGTATTCCGGTGGAGGGATCTATCGGGATGTCTACCTGTTGGTTTCGGATGTGACGCATCTGGTGCCGGAAGGAATACAGATCAAGACAGCAGAAGCCGATGAAACCTTAGCGGTATTGGACATTGCTACAGAGGTGAAGACAAGGAAGTATGCGCCAAGTCGCGTCGTGTTGGAGACCGTGATCCGCGATTCGGAAGGCAATGAAGTGGCGAAAGCAAACTCGCCTTTTGTGTTGTTCGAGCAGGAGGAGCGGGTCATCAAACAGCGCGTGACCGTGGACAACCCGGAACGCTGGTCGGACGAAAATCCGAGCCTCTACACATGCGAAAGCAATCTGTACGTGGATGGGGAATTGGCGGATGAAGCAGAAACAACTTTCGGCATCCGGACATTGCAGGTGGATGCGAAACGCGGGCTGCGTGTGAACGGGGAAACCGTGAAACTTCGCGGAGCTTGCATCCATCACGACAGCGGCCTACTTGGGGCGGCGACGTATGAGGATGCCCAATTCCGCCAAATCAAACTGCTGAAGGAAGCGGGCTTCAATGCGGTCCGGATGTCCCATCACCCGATGGCGCCTGCGATGCTGCGGGCTTGCGACCGTTTGGGGATGTACGTGATGGACGAAACGTTCGACATGTGGAACCGGATGAAATCCGACTACGATTACGGCCTTTATTTCCAGGAATGGTGGGAAAAAGATGTGACGGCGATGGTGCGCAAGGATTTCAATCATCCGGCCGTTATCCTTTATTCCGTTGGGAACGAAATTCCGGAAATCGGGAACCCGCACGGAGCGAAAGTCTGCCACGAACTTTGCGCCAAGATCAAATCGTTGGACGACACCCGCTTCACCTTGGCTGCCATCAACGGCGTCTTTGCGGCGGGGGATAAGGTCGGTCAGATCGTGAGCGATGTTGTTTCCGACCTGCAGCAGTCAGGCGAAATCGAAGGCAATGTCAATGACTTCATGACGCTGATGGACGGCCATCTGGACGAAATCGTGATGCACCCGGCCATTTCGGAACGCTTGGAAACGGCCTGCAGCCCGACGGATATCGCGGGGTACAACTACATGACTGCCCGTTATGAATGGGACAGCCAAACCTATCCGAACCGCGTCATGGTCGGCAGCGAAACGTACCCGCCGGAAATCGCCCGCAACTGGGATTTGATCGAAAAACTTCCGCAAGTCATTGGCGATTTTACCTGGACCGGGTGGGACTATCTTGGCGAAGCGGGTATCGGTGTAGCGGCTTATCAATGGGGTGAAGGCGGATTTGGAGCGAAGTTCCCTTGCCAAATAGCTTATGTTGGGGATATCGACATCACTGGAGTCCGCCGACCAGCCTCCTATTTGCGTGAGATTGTCTTCGGGCTGCGGACAAATCCTTACATCACGGTCCAAAACCCGCGCAGATACGGCGAACATTTGCTGAAGACGCCATGGATCATGAGCGATAACGTGTCGAGTTGGACATGGAGCGGCTGCGAGTGGAACCCAGTGATTGTGGAAGTGTATGCGCCAGGAACGGAAATCGAACTGTTCCGCAACGGAGAATCGCTGGGCAAGCAAGCTTCCGGCAAAGCGGTAGGTTACCGCGCGCTGTTCGAAACTACTTACGAGCCAGGGGAACTGACAGCCATCGCCTTCGAAAACGGACTGGAAGTCGGCCGCATCAGTTTGAAAACTGCCGGAGAGGACTGCAAGTTTGTCTTTGGCGCGGAGGAAATCATGGATGAACTCATCTATGTCCCGGTTGCCTATCGTGACGCAGCAGGAACTATTTCCCCGGATGTTGATCAGACGATCAGTGTGGCAGTTTCCGGAGGAGCGGAGCTTATCGGCTTCGGCAGCGGCAATCCGAAACCAGAATCCAATCCGGATAAGAATGTGACACAAACGTTCCTGGGCCGTGTGATGATCATCCTCAAAAAGACTGCCGATGCAGAAAATATCTTCTTGACCCTTACTGATGAGAACGGCGTTGCAGAATCGCTGGAACTGTCGCTGACTGATCTAAAATCCGACCGACAAACCCTACTCGTTTCGGAAAGGGTGAAACTATGA
- a CDS encoding glycoside hydrolase family 43 protein, whose product MIRNPILPGFYPDPSICRVEDDFYLVTSSFSYFPGVPIFHSKDLEQWVQIGHVLDRPEQLPLTHEMISAGIFAPTIRYHNGTFYMITTNMSMGVVNFIVTATDPAGPWSEMHIIKGADGIDPSLFWDDDGKCYYTGTTRFDDEAGSRQGIWCSEIDLATFELVGERHIIGTGAQINAEAPEGPHLYKKDGYYYLLIAEGGTEHFHAVTISRSQSIFGKYENHQGNPILTHRHLGTGFPIWNVGHGDLIELQNGGWYMVCLGSRLSEGRHKLLGRETFLVPVVWEDGWPVVSKGTGKVEWTYPSPGLPSWQPAGRAVNDFKAPVVENFEQELGFDWNFLGTPREEFAKVEAGRLRLKLLKSSLVPWEFDNTDGSVFSRISKIGKTKENVSFVGRRQQHLDFQATVTVHFSPEQNETAGIAVLQNDANQLRLEITEGQAGNPVVRCMRVVSHYDQSGIQHFTETQLGEVVAAPNQADFVLQVKGNGSRYSFSAGPAAARLEPVAERVDGSFLGSETAGGFVGAYIGLFASGNGQTKEKYAEFETFIYEGFE is encoded by the coding sequence ATGATCCGGAATCCGATTCTGCCGGGTTTTTACCCGGATCCGTCGATTTGCCGGGTTGAAGATGATTTTTATCTTGTCACATCCAGCTTCAGTTATTTTCCGGGCGTGCCGATCTTCCACAGTAAGGATTTGGAGCAGTGGGTACAGATCGGCCACGTGCTGGATCGCCCTGAACAGTTGCCGCTGACGCATGAAATGATCTCGGCCGGCATTTTTGCCCCGACCATCCGCTACCATAACGGCACGTTCTACATGATCACGACCAATATGAGCATGGGTGTCGTCAATTTTATCGTCACCGCTACCGATCCTGCCGGGCCGTGGTCGGAGATGCACATCATCAAAGGAGCGGACGGCATCGATCCTTCTTTGTTCTGGGATGATGACGGAAAGTGCTACTACACAGGCACAACCCGTTTCGATGATGAAGCCGGCTCCCGGCAAGGCATTTGGTGCTCCGAGATCGATCTGGCAACTTTCGAGTTGGTCGGCGAGCGCCACATCATCGGGACCGGGGCCCAGATAAACGCGGAAGCCCCGGAAGGTCCGCATTTGTACAAAAAGGACGGCTACTACTATTTGCTGATTGCCGAAGGCGGAACGGAACATTTCCATGCGGTCACGATCAGTCGCAGCCAATCGATTTTCGGGAAATACGAGAATCACCAAGGCAATCCGATCCTGACCCATCGCCACCTCGGAACAGGCTTTCCGATCTGGAATGTGGGCCATGGGGATTTGATCGAATTGCAGAACGGCGGTTGGTATATGGTGTGCCTCGGTTCAAGGTTGAGCGAAGGCAGACATAAACTGTTGGGCCGCGAAACCTTTCTCGTGCCGGTTGTGTGGGAGGATGGTTGGCCCGTCGTCAGCAAAGGCACAGGCAAAGTGGAATGGACCTATCCATCGCCGGGACTGCCGAGCTGGCAACCGGCTGGGCGCGCAGTCAATGATTTCAAGGCGCCTGTCGTCGAGAATTTCGAACAGGAACTGGGTTTTGACTGGAACTTTTTGGGCACGCCCCGCGAGGAATTTGCCAAGGTGGAAGCAGGCCGTCTGCGCTTGAAGCTGCTGAAAAGCTCTTTGGTCCCATGGGAATTCGACAATACGGACGGGAGCGTCTTCAGCCGCATCTCGAAAATCGGCAAAACAAAAGAGAACGTCAGCTTCGTCGGCAGACGCCAGCAGCATCTGGATTTTCAGGCAACGGTCACGGTCCATTTTTCACCGGAGCAAAACGAGACGGCGGGCATCGCCGTCCTGCAGAATGACGCCAATCAATTGCGTTTGGAAATCACGGAAGGCCAAGCGGGAAATCCGGTCGTGCGCTGTATGCGGGTGGTCTCGCATTATGATCAATCCGGCATCCAGCACTTCACCGAAACGCAGCTGGGCGAAGTCGTTGCGGCTCCGAATCAAGCGGATTTTGTCCTGCAAGTAAAAGGAAATGGCTCGCGCTACAGTTTCTCGGCAGGGCCAGCCGCAGCCAGACTGGAGCCGGTTGCTGAGCGGGTGGACGGGTCTTTCTTGGGTTCGGAAACAGCTGGCGGGTTTGTCGGTGCCTATATCGGCCTGTTCGCTTCCGGAAACGGGCAAACGAAAGAGAAGTATGCAGAATTCGAAACCTTCATTTACGAGGGGTTTGAATGA